From the genome of Notolabrus celidotus isolate fNotCel1 chromosome 5, fNotCel1.pri, whole genome shotgun sequence, one region includes:
- the yipf5 gene encoding protein YIPF5, producing the protein MSGFDNFNTDFYQSSYSVDDQNQAVYGYSNPENPHNKQYGQYDYSQPMGYAAPGMMQPQQPYTGQIFQPTQTYTPSPTQSMYSSSFDDEPPLLEELGINFDHIWQKTLTVLHPMKVADGSIMNETDLAGPMVFCLAFGATLLLSGKIQFGYVYGISAIGCLGMYCLLNLMSMTGVSFGCVSSVLGYCLLPMILLSSFGVLFSLQGMMGIIITASIIGWCSFSASKIFISALAMDGQQLLVAYPCALLYGVFALISVF; encoded by the exons ATGTCGGGGTTTGACAACTTCAACACAGACTTTTACCAGTCCAGCTACAGTGTAGATGACCAAAACCAGGCCGTCTATGGCTACAGCAACCCGGAAAACCCTCACAACAA GCAATACGGACAGTATGACTACTCCCAGCCGATGGGATACGCCGCCCCCGGGATGATGCAACCCCAGCAGCCATACACCGGACAGATCTTCCAGCCCACACAGACATACACTCCATCCCCGACACAATCCATGTACTCGAGCAGCTTTGATGATGAACCACCTCTGCTAGAAG AATTAGGGATCAACTTCGACCACATCTGGCAGAAGACTCTGACCGTGCTCCACCCTATGAAGGTAGCAGACGGCAGCATCATGAATGAGACGGACCTGGCGGGCCCCATGGTCTTCTGTTTGGCTTTCGGAGCGACGCTTCTCCTG TCCGGTAAGATCCAGTTCGGCTACGTGTACGGTATCAGCGCGATCGGCTGCTTGGGAATGTACTGCCTCCTCAACCTCATGAGTATGACGGGCGTCTCCTTCGGCTGCGTGTCCAGCGTGCTCGGATACTGCCTCCTCCCCATGATCCTCCTCTCCAGCTTTGGAGTCCTCTTCTCTTTACA gGGAATGATgggaataataataacagcatCAATCATCGGCTGGTGCAGCTTCTCGGCGTCTAAGATCTTCATTTCGGCGTTGGCCATGGACGGGCAGCAGCTCCTGGTTGCGTACCCCTGCGCTCTTCTATACGGGGTCTTTGCTCTCATCTCTGTCTTCTAA